In Borrelia parkeri, one DNA window encodes the following:
- a CDS encoding DUF3890 domain-containing protein — protein MDNENLGKIYAKVLDLLMLKSEDLKFSEFNVYVDLLENVLLSKGLGLGDLNMSKIFLLIYYFLGCELKKRGKLLHFDCNKVKSERLGEISVEYSGYVLHNESLNKDFCVAFSNLVEDIKTCKRTLIGVV, from the coding sequence ATGGATAATGAGAATTTGGGTAAGATTTATGCCAAGGTACTAGATTTACTGATGCTTAAGTCTGAGGATCTTAAGTTTAGCGAATTTAATGTATATGTAGATTTGCTTGAGAATGTTTTGCTTAGCAAAGGTTTAGGACTTGGGGATTTAAATATGAGCAAGATATTTTTGCTTATATATTATTTTCTTGGGTGTGAACTTAAAAAGAGAGGCAAACTTTTGCATTTTGATTGTAATAAAGTTAAGTCCGAGAGACTGGGTGAAATATCGGTTGAATATTCTGGTTATGTTTTGCATAATGAGTCTTTAAATAAGGATTTTTGCGTTGCTTTTAGTAATCTTGTAGAAGATATTAAGACTTGCAAGAGAACATTAATAGGCGTTGTATGA
- a CDS encoding DUF228 domain-containing protein codes for MPDESEPREVTPTVEKSRIKNEIASLRTKRQTSILEQLKNYSTYPAVFDKINQFGASDFYFTHRGGLQYSVADKLENYQAINFCYKRGVKLVIENGMAPRVAYGGLSDLYGICIDYDEATKTATVISTASSFECILLSDSSIKAGDKLAFDDLGFLGKVIDSTPVQAIALSDAYEFKDKPGFHGTKIMFVSMPAAQVVSG; via the coding sequence ATGCCAGACGAGAGTGAACCTAGGGAAGTTACCCCTACTGTTGAAAAGAGTAGGATTAAGAACGAAATAGCATCCCTTAGGACAAAAAGACAAACATCAATTTTGGAACAACTTAAAAACTATAGCACATATCCAGCTGTTTTTGATAAAATCAATCAGTTTGGAGCATCTGATTTTTATTTTACCCATAGGGGAGGATTGCAATATTCTGTAGCGGATAAGTTAGAAAATTATCAGGCTATTAATTTTTGTTATAAAAGAGGAGTTAAACTAGTTATTGAGAATGGTATGGCACCTCGAGTAGCATATGGAGGTCTTAGTGATCTTTATGGAATTTGCATAGATTACGATGAGGCTACAAAAACGGCGACAGTAATATCAACAGCTAGCAGTTTTGAGTGTATTTTACTCTCAGATTCTAGTATTAAAGCTGGGGATAAGTTAGCTTTTGATGATCTTGGATTTCTTGGGAAGGTTATTGACTCTACTCCCGTGCAAGCAATAGCTTTAAGTGATGCTTATGAATTTAAAGATAAGCCCGGATTTCATGGTACAAAGATTATGTTTGTAAGTATGCCTGCTGCACAGGTTGTGAGTGGTTAA
- a CDS encoding DUF1357 family protein, protein MENADINVSDELKGDISLSESLNNTGHNSINDTDNSTYNNMVFTKVNNLNKIDSVNNNELLARAVWITRLADDNLSFSYSTQELLGAGNSLDKVLDIQVCELIRKYVDEKQIMAVAGNLDIFNLSDGVKDILLRLANASIDSSKNSNNSYSLMTFSKGNLKEVLNLRNPNSTIKDYKDLRQAMLNEWMQIKQEFYNVKS, encoded by the coding sequence ATGGAGAATGCTGATATTAATGTTTCAGATGAACTTAAAGGAGATATTTCTCTTAGTGAGAGTTTAAATAATACTGGTCATAATAGTATTAATGATACTGATAATAGTACTTATAATAATATGGTTTTTACTAAAGTTAATAATCTTAATAAGATTGATAGTGTTAATAATAATGAATTACTAGCCAGAGCTGTATGGATTACTAGACTTGCTGATGATAATTTAAGTTTTAGTTATAGTACACAAGAGCTTTTAGGTGCTGGGAATTCATTAGATAAAGTTTTAGATATTCAAGTATGCGAGCTTATAAGGAAATATGTTGATGAGAAGCAAATAATGGCAGTTGCAGGTAATCTTGATATTTTTAATTTAAGTGATGGGGTTAAGGATATACTCTTAAGGCTTGCAAATGCAAGTATTGATTCATCTAAGAACAGTAATAATTCATATAGTTTAATGACCTTTAGTAAGGGCAATTTAAAGGAGGTATTAAATTTACGAAATCCGAATAGTACAATAAAGGATTATAAAGATTTAAGACAAGCAATGTTGAATGAGTGGATGCAAATTAAGCAAGAGTTTTATAATGTTAAATCTTAA
- a CDS encoding anti-CBASS protein Acb1 family protein: MIFKKCKNDFENLLFNKYTIDPLKLYRYSLFFRNYIENSAEDALRPGIRLDFLNSSTFDLSDLQPLSLELSEALLEAMISYRFNGAGYILIKPKVLDEDLSKSVKDELPVGFKYLDYNRIIDDHSSDYLEYLQDDGTSIILHKSRVIIHENFDYILGEHIPVYTQSLLLSICLLEQIYSEIEKRIGQYNFLFYKDEQLVELMESLQDAKNQIGLSTKGKGLFSTFFKSNDGVNKGLGRVGSEIDLVFERLKGGLSNEGIFYSADEGASLQVIKYDLAFLKDAFELVKAKIGADSKEPLTRSFNEQVKGLGSDGKGDRANYIDFLHTVQEAAVISVNLKLSKYYRLSMRFNDLVILSDEQKLERDMRLLDVYSKYLEIIKSHSLSDDEVAILKNKLHFDF, translated from the coding sequence ATGATATTTAAGAAATGTAAGAATGATTTTGAAAATTTATTATTTAATAAATATACAATCGATCCATTGAAGCTTTACAGGTATTCTTTATTTTTTAGGAATTACATAGAAAATTCAGCAGAAGATGCATTAAGACCTGGGATTAGATTAGATTTTTTAAATTCCTCCACATTTGATTTAAGTGATTTACAACCTTTAAGCTTAGAACTTAGCGAGGCACTTCTTGAGGCAATGATAAGTTATAGGTTTAATGGAGCAGGATATATTTTAATTAAACCTAAGGTGCTAGATGAAGATTTAAGCAAAAGTGTGAAAGATGAATTGCCAGTTGGATTTAAATATTTAGACTATAATCGGATAATAGATGATCACAGTAGTGATTATTTAGAATATCTGCAAGATGATGGTACATCTATTATTTTGCACAAGAGTAGAGTTATAATCCATGAAAATTTTGATTATATACTAGGCGAGCATATTCCAGTTTATACCCAAAGCTTACTTTTAAGTATCTGTCTCTTAGAGCAGATATATTCAGAGATTGAAAAGCGCATTGGGCAATATAATTTTTTGTTTTATAAAGATGAGCAGCTAGTTGAACTTATGGAATCATTGCAAGATGCTAAGAATCAGATTGGTCTTAGTACTAAGGGTAAGGGATTATTTTCTACGTTTTTTAAAAGTAATGATGGTGTAAATAAAGGCTTAGGCAGGGTTGGGTCTGAGATTGACCTTGTGTTTGAGAGGCTAAAGGGTGGTTTGAGTAATGAGGGAATTTTTTATAGTGCTGATGAGGGTGCAAGTTTACAGGTTATAAAGTACGATCTTGCATTTTTAAAGGATGCATTTGAACTTGTAAAAGCAAAGATAGGTGCTGATAGTAAAGAACCCTTAACAAGAAGTTTTAATGAACAGGTAAAGGGTTTGGGAAGTGATGGAAAAGGAGACAGAGCTAATTATATTGATTTTTTGCATACCGTGCAAGAAGCAGCAGTGATTTCAGTTAATCTTAAGTTAAGTAAGTATTACAGACTTAGCATGCGTTTTAATGATCTAGTCATATTAAGTGATGAGCAAAAATTAGAGAGAGATATGAGATTACTGGATGTGTATTCTAAATATCTAGAGATTATAAAGTCGCATTCTTTAAGTGATGATGAGGTTGCGATATTAAAGAATAAATTACATTTTGATTTTTGA
- a CDS encoding p23 cell envelope protein yields the protein MYKKILLLMPTLILCLQCDNEKTISAKQNQEQVRQRIIKRNSYLSQLNNNGDNKPGDLINLSSRKEFKEPYAMLEGITPITVPTNYGLQNLRVLWTKNKAISIKGLDQKPIKSLENKLRYSYSISPIKSEGKFSGYIKPVILFETIQYNGEDIEVTNFYLDDDPQLDFNTRIQETFIVLTTIIATPYKTELSKEAGYDKANPFWVAYKNREVITALTQSQYIKATITVNNKTKNTITDYKILLDSTYFVQLIQETLNKYPKIKTVAPAFRL from the coding sequence ATGTATAAAAAAATCTTACTATTAATGCCCACATTGATACTTTGCTTACAATGCGATAATGAAAAGACAATAAGTGCCAAACAAAACCAAGAACAAGTTAGGCAACGCATCATTAAACGTAATTCTTATTTAAGCCAATTGAATAACAATGGAGATAACAAACCTGGGGATCTTATAAATCTGTCCTCAAGAAAAGAATTCAAAGAACCATATGCAATGCTAGAAGGAATCACACCCATTACAGTACCTACAAATTATGGATTACAAAACCTAAGAGTATTATGGACAAAAAACAAAGCCATAAGCATTAAAGGATTAGATCAAAAACCCATAAAATCACTTGAAAACAAACTTAGGTATTCCTATTCAATATCACCTATTAAAAGTGAAGGAAAATTTAGTGGGTACATTAAGCCTGTTATACTATTTGAAACAATCCAGTATAATGGTGAGGATATTGAAGTTACAAATTTCTATCTAGATGATGATCCTCAATTGGATTTCAATACAAGAATACAGGAAACATTCATCGTGCTAACAACAATAATTGCCACACCATACAAAACAGAACTCTCAAAAGAAGCTGGATATGATAAAGCAAATCCTTTCTGGGTAGCATATAAAAATAGAGAAGTAATAACGGCTCTCACGCAATCTCAATACATCAAAGCTACAATAACAGTCAATAATAAGACAAAAAATACTATTACTGATTATAAAATACTACTTGATAGCACATACTTTGTTCAGTTAATTCAAGAAACACTTAACAAATATCCAAAAATTAAAACTGTTGCGCCTGCTTTCAGGCTATAA
- a CDS encoding PBSX family phage terminase large subunit, producing MELNDLSVFIKLQKKFKQKFNINIATFSQNKKREIDFNSFEEKYLTLKQRSIVEDINNNFCSKIIFNGGISSGKTFLASYLLVKFLIQNKHYYHKDTNNFIVGSSIGTLLTNTLKQIEKICNLLNVEYDLKVSRNVSCTISGLTLNVYGGKNSDSFFKIRGSNSSLVYVNEATLMHKETLLEIMKRLRQKPAIIIFDTNPDNPAHYFKTDYIDRCDVYRTYNFSIYDNPLNSKDFIETQEMIYKNLSAYKARVLLGEWTASADSCFNEVLLNEDYTFKSPIMYVDPAFSVGMDNTAICVLERMGCKYYAYVYQDRKPISDGSILNAISVLAENFNINTLYIEDRDSTDGHGFLTKIMISIRQNISHYFKISAVKPLSNKFVRICTLIPLFNARKIEFLKITDKNVINDIYSYSGAFKGRDDALDALSACYLLLSLEYKDRLKHFTKSRYL from the coding sequence TTGGAGTTAAATGATTTATCAGTTTTTATTAAATTGCAAAAAAAATTTAAACAAAAATTTAATATTAATATTGCCACTTTTTCACAAAATAAAAAACGAGAAATTGATTTTAACTCGTTTGAAGAGAAGTATTTAACTCTTAAACAGAGAAGTATAGTGGAGGATATAAATAATAATTTTTGCTCTAAAATAATATTTAATGGTGGAATATCTAGTGGCAAAACATTTTTAGCATCGTATTTGCTGGTTAAGTTTTTGATTCAAAATAAACATTATTATCATAAAGATACTAATAATTTTATTGTTGGAAGTTCAATTGGTACATTGCTTACCAATACGCTTAAACAGATAGAGAAAATATGTAATCTTTTAAATGTAGAGTATGATTTAAAGGTTTCTCGCAATGTTTCATGCACCATTTCGGGTTTGACACTTAATGTTTATGGTGGGAAAAATAGTGATTCTTTCTTTAAGATTAGGGGTAGTAATTCTTCTTTGGTATATGTCAATGAGGCGACCTTAATGCATAAAGAGACTTTGCTTGAGATAATGAAAAGGCTTAGACAAAAACCAGCCATCATTATTTTTGATACTAATCCTGATAATCCTGCGCATTATTTTAAGACCGATTATATTGATAGATGCGATGTATATAGGACATATAATTTTAGTATTTATGATAATCCTTTAAATTCGAAAGATTTTATTGAAACACAGGAAATGATTTATAAAAATTTATCTGCGTACAAGGCCCGAGTACTCTTAGGAGAATGGACTGCTAGTGCTGATTCGTGTTTTAATGAAGTTCTTTTAAATGAAGATTATACATTTAAAAGTCCAATCATGTATGTTGATCCCGCATTTTCTGTTGGTATGGACAATACTGCTATTTGTGTGCTTGAGAGAATGGGTTGTAAGTATTATGCTTATGTTTATCAGGATAGAAAACCTATAAGTGATGGGTCGATTCTTAATGCAATTAGTGTTTTGGCAGAAAACTTTAATATTAATACGCTTTATATTGAAGATCGAGATAGTACTGATGGGCATGGATTTTTAACAAAAATTATGATATCTATTAGACAGAACATTAGTCATTATTTTAAAATATCAGCAGTTAAACCTTTAAGTAATAAGTTTGTGCGAATATGTACTCTAATACCCTTATTTAATGCTCGCAAGATAGAGTTTTTAAAAATTACGGATAAAAATGTTATAAATGATATTTATAGCTATAGTGGTGCTTTTAAAGGCAGAGATGATGCTCTTGATGCTTTGAGTGCTTGTTATTTACTCTTAAGCCTTGAATATAAAGATAGACTTAAACATTTTACCAAGAGCAGATATCTTTAA
- a CDS encoding chromosome replication/partitioning protein yields MGIEVNKRNLAKEITPEEQISIHYNKLKERLKINFQKEIFCKIEAMKVLKEIKDNEYYKLDNYANFDDFAKDYRLARTQTYKYLKIATAIEEGIVEEKYVINNGINGTMFLLRNKEGVNIKKSKQNPLRPLRFQLKCPDAYAFYKGNSKLTSFLLEKVFSDEKEFLAKIKKQFESSKKGKK; encoded by the coding sequence ATGGGCATAGAGGTTAATAAGAGGAATTTAGCTAAAGAGATTACACCTGAAGAACAGATATCTATTCACTATAACAAGCTTAAAGAAAGATTAAAGATTAATTTTCAAAAAGAGATTTTTTGTAAAATTGAGGCAATGAAGGTTTTAAAAGAGATTAAAGATAATGAGTATTACAAACTTGATAATTATGCCAATTTTGATGATTTTGCCAAAGATTACAGACTTGCAAGAACTCAAACTTATAAATATTTAAAGATAGCTACTGCGATTGAAGAGGGAATTGTGGAAGAAAAGTATGTTATTAACAATGGGATTAATGGAACTATGTTTTTGTTAAGAAATAAAGAAGGTGTTAATATAAAAAAATCTAAACAAAATCCGTTAAGACCTTTAAGGTTTCAGCTTAAATGTCCGGATGCCTATGCATTTTATAAAGGTAATTCCAAGCTTACAAGTTTTCTTTTGGAGAAAGTTTTTTCGGATGAAAAAGAGTTTTTAGCAAAAATAAAAAAACAGTTTGAGTCTTCAAAGAAGGGGAAAAAATAG
- a CDS encoding ParA family protein: MDTKETKVITVASIKGGVGKSTTSLIFATLLSQSSKVLIIDIDTQASTTSYYFKIIKECGVDLFNRNIYEVLISNLHIDNAIVNISSNLDLIPSYLTLHKFNSEAIPYKEFRLKEQLKLLSFEYDYIILDTNPSLDFTLTNALVCSNYIIVPITAEKWAVESLDLFNFFIDKLSIKAPIYLLNTKFKKNNTHKELLNILKENDNFLGTISEREDLNRKIARNDVFDLSKDYIKEYQDTLLTLMNKIGFIA; the protein is encoded by the coding sequence ATGGATACAAAAGAGACAAAAGTAATTACAGTAGCATCAATTAAAGGTGGGGTAGGTAAGAGCACTACAAGTTTAATATTTGCAACGCTTTTATCGCAGTCTTCTAAGGTATTAATTATCGACATAGACACACAAGCATCAACTACCAGTTATTATTTTAAAATAATAAAAGAATGTGGTGTAGATTTATTTAATCGGAACATATACGAAGTTTTAATATCAAATCTTCATATTGATAATGCTATTGTAAATATTAGTAGTAATTTAGATTTAATACCAAGTTATTTAACTTTGCACAAATTTAATTCAGAGGCCATTCCATACAAGGAATTCAGATTAAAGGAACAGTTAAAGTTATTGAGTTTTGAGTATGATTACATAATACTTGATACTAATCCTAGCTTAGATTTTACTTTAACTAATGCTTTAGTATGTAGCAATTATATAATAGTACCAATTACGGCAGAGAAATGGGCAGTTGAGAGTTTAGATCTATTTAATTTTTTCATAGATAAATTATCTATAAAAGCTCCCATTTATTTACTTAATACCAAGTTTAAAAAGAATAATACACACAAGGAATTGTTAAATATTTTGAAAGAAAATGATAATTTTTTAGGTACAATATCTGAGAGGGAGGATTTAAATAGGAAAATTGCTCGGAATGATGTTTTTGATTTAAGTAAAGATTACATAAAGGAATACCAAGATACGCTTTTAACTTTGATGAATAAGATAGGCTTTATAGCTTAA
- a CDS encoding DUF226 domain-containing protein, whose amino-acid sequence MVALLELLKQKKKEIDPNNRQKGKHNIFSKVEEINNRRIYHTKIFNDFYTFGISKNEPTKFFISLRGIFNIEDISMFHLFSIRDDDDFFGIYYGIKKLDKAFLVKNFNKRETYTLRKCEYIEFRFKKGGVFCYLSGLHNLLKKDKVGSSYYQTLLSILLELERELYAFYGKKLPEGGIIPRWIQKRQK is encoded by the coding sequence ATGGTGGCTTTACTAGAGTTATTGAAGCAGAAAAAAAAGGAGATAGATCCCAATAACAGACAAAAGGGGAAACATAATATTTTCTCTAAAGTCGAAGAGATTAACAACCGCAGGATATATCACACTAAGATTTTCAACGATTTTTATACATTTGGAATAAGTAAGAATGAACCAACTAAGTTTTTCATCTCTCTTAGAGGAATTTTTAACATAGAAGATATAAGCATGTTTCATTTATTTTCTATCAGAGATGATGATGATTTTTTTGGTATTTATTATGGAATTAAGAAATTAGACAAGGCCTTTTTGGTAAAGAATTTCAATAAAAGAGAGACTTATACTTTAAGGAAATGTGAGTACATAGAATTTAGATTTAAAAAAGGTGGGGTTTTTTGTTATTTAAGTGGGCTGCATAATTTATTAAAAAAAGATAAGGTTGGAAGTTCCTACTATCAGACTTTACTAAGCATACTCCTAGAATTAGAGAGGGAACTTTATGCATTTTATGGGAAAAAATTGCCGGAAGGGGGTATCATTCCAAGATGGATACAAAAGAGACAAAAGTAA
- a CDS encoding plasmid maintenance protein, with amino-acid sequence MKIKSIKGKTNRYQYNLIVLISTLNFMNLKLNQYTQKNILYFFNGNLKRNDQKTVKIKTLQNYLYALEKKFKITRNYCKHLGKQCGSEVYYTLQYSKKECHAKINSHFRDIKEEKINRFKERVANYEKENGSLKWECINSNNNNKSEQDILIKYISKCNFKIDLPFFLLNLKIDKTRKIEIIKEIKRHETLLSALKREDLSLIKDAIEKGQGGCIRAFLEERGYLSKSFQSKRNKREIKVKKLKEILNAREGELKGQNYDEAILREEIGKIYEAYKEKPHFIIEQDKYEDLDRLIRKIKINTKTCEKQEIKADDIKNNIFSILLEQLRYKVEIGVLIPALKKFINAKDELKYSKVVDNTYYYELLKIIK; translated from the coding sequence GTGAAGATCAAAAGTATAAAGGGTAAAACCAATAGATATCAATACAACTTGATTGTACTCATATCAACACTTAATTTCATGAACTTAAAACTCAATCAATACACACAAAAAAATATTTTATATTTTTTCAATGGCAACTTAAAGAGAAACGATCAAAAAACAGTCAAGATTAAAACATTACAGAATTATTTATACGCACTTGAGAAAAAGTTTAAAATCACACGCAACTACTGCAAACATTTAGGCAAACAATGCGGAAGTGAAGTTTATTATACTCTACAATACTCAAAGAAAGAATGTCATGCCAAGATAAACTCACATTTCAGGGACATAAAGGAAGAGAAGATAAACAGGTTTAAAGAAAGGGTGGCTAACTACGAAAAAGAAAATGGGAGTCTAAAATGGGAGTGTATTAATAGTAATAATAATAATAAGAGTGAACAAGACATACTGATTAAATACATAAGTAAATGCAATTTCAAGATTGATCTTCCCTTCTTCTTATTAAACTTAAAAATAGATAAGACAAGGAAGATTGAAATTATAAAGGAAATAAAAAGACATGAGACCCTCTTAAGTGCTCTTAAGAGGGAGGATTTATCCCTAATAAAGGATGCAATTGAGAAAGGTCAGGGAGGGTGTATTAGAGCCTTTTTAGAAGAAAGAGGATACCTAAGTAAAAGTTTCCAAAGCAAGAGGAATAAGAGAGAGATCAAGGTAAAAAAACTTAAAGAGATACTAAATGCAAGGGAAGGAGAACTTAAGGGACAAAATTACGATGAAGCAATATTAAGAGAAGAAATCGGTAAAATATACGAAGCTTACAAAGAAAAGCCCCATTTTATAATAGAACAAGACAAATATGAGGATTTAGATCGTCTAATAAGGAAAATCAAAATCAATACCAAGACTTGTGAGAAGCAAGAAATCAAAGCGGATGATATAAAAAACAATATTTTTAGTATATTATTAGAACAGCTGAGGTACAAGGTAGAGATTGGCGTATTAATACCGGCCTTAAAGAAATTTATTAACGCCAAAGATGAGTTAAAGTATAGCAAAGTAGTTGATAATACATATTATTACGAATTGCTTAAAATAATAAAGTAA
- a CDS encoding BBA14 family lipoprotein: MNKKLILNLMILLQFIIFSMIFSCTSIATLPEEPKTPTELTLKKLSIYEAKLAGYALYLETFLTRTKQKFRDQNFPTFKLLDATVLRADHTLEAIQENIKHLQHYINNTKPIAFAVYKKYSKLKK, translated from the coding sequence GTGAACAAAAAACTAATTCTAAACCTAATGATTTTATTGCAATTCATTATCTTTAGTATGATATTTAGTTGCACTTCCATAGCTACATTACCAGAAGAGCCTAAAACACCTACCGAGCTCACACTTAAAAAGTTAAGCATATATGAAGCAAAGCTTGCAGGTTATGCACTGTATCTAGAAACATTTTTAACTCGCACTAAGCAAAAATTTAGGGATCAAAATTTTCCAACATTTAAGTTATTAGATGCCACTGTTTTAAGAGCAGACCACACATTAGAAGCAATTCAAGAAAACATAAAACACTTACAACATTACATAAACAATACAAAACCCATAGCTTTTGCCGTATACAAAAAATATAGTAAATTAAAAAAGTGA
- a CDS encoding BlyB family putative holin accessory protein, with protein MLNKNNTNLGIIFLQNLMEFLGYSDTPNDQIFEIGIKKAIDIYKYMNTLYLNSLQKMEAQECKQIILELETILNKIMRLTDAINTDADPALIEELRLERNNLMSTKAQLLKEELEQDIKEHKRVDKKGGKK; from the coding sequence ATGTTAAACAAAAATAACACCAATTTAGGAATAATTTTCCTTCAAAATCTAATGGAATTTCTTGGATATAGTGATACCCCAAATGACCAAATTTTTGAGATAGGCATAAAAAAGGCCATCGATATTTACAAATATATGAATACTCTTTACTTAAATTCACTGCAAAAAATGGAAGCTCAAGAATGCAAACAAATAATTCTTGAACTTGAAACCATACTTAATAAGATTATGAGACTTACTGATGCAATCAACACTGATGCTGATCCTGCTTTAATTGAAGAATTACGACTTGAACGTAATAATCTTATGTCAACTAAGGCCCAATTACTCAAAGAAGAACTAGAGCAGGACATAAAAGAACATAAGAGAGTAGACAAAAAAGGAGGTAAAAAGTGA
- a CDS encoding BlyA family holin: MNTVFEFLSNIAETKLIILGGFVLLILIPLTLLLRPVMNEIIKIIKHFLDKKK; encoded by the coding sequence ATGAATACGGTCTTTGAATTCTTATCAAATATTGCCGAGACAAAACTTATAATCCTTGGGGGCTTTGTATTACTCATACTAATACCTTTAACGCTACTATTAAGACCTGTCATGAACGAAATAATTAAGATAATTAAGCATTTTCTTGACAAAAAAAAATAA
- a CDS encoding DUF685 domain-containing protein has protein sequence MTYENEETEEIIQIKDFNRKIKVNENDLFPIDDIVEETYAITYKNLLEQIKKDTFYGGFEYFKKVIREIISKELIEYESHIEKMYLKIISKLIGLQTEPNSIEFNDLLNKLKETLIENLKISGNNIKASRISTYNPNKRDFELVEFQTLIENLKEIFTETTNLEKLKEYATQTFARIDDFQRVNNSIGQIYVKKNNLHRELNFAAQLIGSNNSEDKEIEFIVFSRNRGALKRLITYQHLQGTPEDFKYWGVSATSDTFYSYNEFAEKSLNIDIPGEKVELRFPRSLKDKAIYLNITLEIKSATNTNNNMTKSINLKFSENNTSQHTILYFYSGKQHNITLPLLKGWYKLEYALLNNNSTQDVPYLTKM, from the coding sequence ATGACCTATGAAAATGAAGAAACAGAAGAAATAATACAAATAAAAGATTTTAACAGAAAAATCAAAGTCAATGAAAACGACCTATTTCCTATTGACGATATTGTTGAAGAAACTTATGCAATTACATACAAAAACTTACTTGAGCAAATAAAAAAAGATACATTTTACGGAGGATTTGAATATTTCAAAAAGGTCATAAGAGAAATAATATCTAAAGAGCTGATTGAATACGAATCTCACATAGAGAAAATGTATTTAAAGATAATCTCTAAGCTAATAGGACTTCAAACAGAACCAAATAGTATTGAATTTAATGATCTCCTTAACAAACTTAAGGAAACATTAATTGAAAATTTAAAGATATCTGGAAATAATATAAAAGCAAGCAGAATATCAACCTATAATCCAAACAAACGAGATTTTGAGTTAGTTGAATTTCAAACCTTAATTGAGAATTTAAAAGAAATTTTTACAGAAACCACCAATTTAGAAAAACTTAAAGAATATGCAACACAGACTTTTGCCAGAATAGATGATTTCCAAAGAGTAAATAATTCAATAGGTCAGATCTATGTAAAGAAGAATAATCTTCACAGAGAATTAAACTTTGCAGCACAATTAATAGGCTCAAATAATTCCGAAGATAAAGAAATAGAATTTATTGTATTCAGTAGAAACAGAGGTGCATTAAAAAGATTAATAACATACCAGCATTTACAAGGAACGCCTGAAGATTTTAAATATTGGGGAGTATCAGCCACAAGTGATACTTTTTATTCTTATAACGAATTCGCTGAAAAGTCATTAAATATAGACATTCCGGGTGAAAAAGTAGAATTAAGATTTCCAAGAAGCTTGAAAGATAAAGCCATATACCTTAACATAACCCTTGAGATCAAAAGTGCTACAAATACTAATAATAATATGACAAAAAGTATCAACCTTAAATTTTCAGAAAATAATACATCACAACATACAATTTTATATTTCTACAGTGGAAAACAACACAATATAACACTACCACTGCTTAAAGGATGGTATAAATTAGAATATGCCTTGTTAAACAATAATTCAACTCAAGATGTTCCATATCTTACTAAAATGTAG